The genome window CTAATCTCTCAAAACTGTAGCGCGCGATCGACCTCGAAATAATATAATGATTTCTGAGTGTTATTTGGAGCATTATCTTTTATGATTAATTCGCATATTTTAAGATTTTTTTATCGCAAAACTACACTAACATTAATCACTATTGCAATGTCTTTAGGGGGGAGTCTGACCAATGTCTCTGCACAAGAAGCAAAACCCACTATTTCGGTTCCAGAATTTAAAAATGAAACACAGGGTAACTTGTGGTGGTGGAATCCGGGAACTTCTCGAGAGTTAGCGGATGCCTTAATGAACGAGTTGACATCCACCGGTCAGTTCAGGGTGGTTGAGCGACAAAAATTAGGTGAGGTCCTCTCAGAGCAGGAATTAGCTGAATTAGGGCTTGTTCGCGAAGGCACAGAAGCCCAAAGAGGAGAACTCACGGGAGCGCAATATATTGTGTTGGGTAAAGTCACCTCTTATGAAGAAGGAATCGCTAGCGAATCGACGGGTCGAAGGGGCGGTATTAGCATTGGTCCTGTGCGCTTAGGGGGCGGCAGTCGCAACAATGAACAACAATCTTATGTTGCCATTGATTTGCGGGTTGTGGATGCGACAAGCGCTGAAGTCGTTTATGCCCGTACCATCGAGGGACGAGCAACCTCGGAATCCAGTGGTGCTTCTGGCAATGTCAGCATTGGAGGGGTTAACTTTGGTCAAGATAATAGCGAAACTAGCCGCGCACCAGTGGGGAAAGCGCTGCGAGCTGCCTTAATTGAAGCAACGGACTATCTCAGCTGTGTCATGGTCGTTCAAGGAGACTGTATTGCTGAATTTGAAGCCAAAGAAGAGCGTCGTCGGGAGAGTGCTGACGGAGTATTAGATTTAGATTAACAATTCTACTCATTTGAGCGAGGGTGGTTCTCCCTTAACAGCAAAAGAGCCACCCGACTCAAGAATGGAAAACGATTGATTCAGAGGAAGAGTGACAAATAACCAATGACCAATGACTAATCAGATCGAGCAATTGCATCTTTAATATCGCTAATTAATTCATCAATTCTAGATTGAGTGGTATCCCAAGCACAGACAAAACGAACGCCACCTACGCCAATAAACGTGTAAAAATACCAGTTTTTTGCTCTCAAAGCATTAATTACTTCTTGCGGCATCTTCACAAATACACTATTGACTTCCCGGGGAAACATTAGCTCAATCTCTGGTATCACGGCTAATCTCTGTTCTAAATACGCCGCACATTCGTTAGCCTGTTGAGCGTTTCTGAGCCAAGCCCCTGTTTCTAATAATCCTAAAAAAGGTGCAGCAATAAAGCGCATTTTGGAAGCAAGTTGTCCGGCTTGTTTACAACGATAGGCAAAATCCTCTGCTAATTCTTTATTAAAGAAAATAATCGCTTCCCCGAAAGCCATCCCGTTTTTAGTCCCGCAAAAACATAAGACATCGACTCCACATTTCCAGGTTATTTCGGCTGGAGTTTGATTCATGGCGCTTACTGCATTAGCAAAACGAGCCCCATCCATATGAATTTTTAATTGGTACTTTTGGGCAACTTCCTGGATTGCCATTAATTCTTCCAGAGTGTATAACGTTCCCAATTCTGTGGGCTGAGTTAAACTAATCACTCTAGGTTTAGGATAGTGAATATCTGCTCTTTTATTAACAATTGAAACAATTGATTCCGGCGTTAATTTTCCATTGCTGCCTTGACCTAACAATAATTTAGAGCCATGAGAAGCTAATTCCGGTGCCCCACATTCATCAGTTTCAATATGAGCAACTTCATGACAAATAACACTATGATACGATTGACAAAGTGCAGCTAAGGATAAAGAGTTGGCTGCTGTACCATTAAAGACAAAAAAGACTTCACAATCCGTTTCAAATAAGCTTCGGAAATGATCAGCGGCTTTCTGTGTCCACTCGTCGTTTCCATAAGCCAGGGCATTACCTTGATTGGCTTGATGCAGATACGCCATAGCTTCCGGGCAGATACCAGAGTAATTATCACTGGCAAATTGTTCTAACATTAACTCACAAAAACAATCACTAATCATTATCTTAAAGTATGACTCTTAGAGGGGACTCTAAAAGTTACTTTGACAACAATTAGA of Cyanobacteria bacterium GSL.Bin1 contains these proteins:
- a CDS encoding penicillin-binding protein activator LpoB, with the translated sequence MINSHILRFFYRKTTLTLITIAMSLGGSLTNVSAQEAKPTISVPEFKNETQGNLWWWNPGTSRELADALMNELTSTGQFRVVERQKLGEVLSEQELAELGLVREGTEAQRGELTGAQYIVLGKVTSYEEGIASESTGRRGGISIGPVRLGGGSRNNEQQSYVAIDLRVVDATSAEVVYARTIEGRATSESSGASGNVSIGGVNFGQDNSETSRAPVGKALRAALIEATDYLSCVMVVQGDCIAEFEAKEERRRESADGVLDLD
- a CDS encoding threonine aldolase; this translates as MLEQFASDNYSGICPEAMAYLHQANQGNALAYGNDEWTQKAADHFRSLFETDCEVFFVFNGTAANSLSLAALCQSYHSVICHEVAHIETDECGAPELASHGSKLLLGQGSNGKLTPESIVSIVNKRADIHYPKPRVISLTQPTELGTLYTLEELMAIQEVAQKYQLKIHMDGARFANAVSAMNQTPAEITWKCGVDVLCFCGTKNGMAFGEAIIFFNKELAEDFAYRCKQAGQLASKMRFIAAPFLGLLETGAWLRNAQQANECAAYLEQRLAVIPEIELMFPREVNSVFVKMPQEVINALRAKNWYFYTFIGVGGVRFVCAWDTTQSRIDELISDIKDAIARSD